CGAGCGTATCTGATCACGGCCGATTGCGGCTCGGGGTATTGCCTTCCCAACAATCAAGACTAGAATACTCCTCATTTGGGTGGGGTAGGCCTCCTCCCGTCGCCGATCCGCGACCGGGACGATCGCACGCCTCGACTTCCGTCCAGGCAAAACGTCCCTGGACGTATTTCGAGGAGATCAAAACCGAAGGCTTCGGCAGGGAGGCCGGCATCGCCGCCAGGACGGCCGCGCAAAATCGGAGCTTGCGCATGCAAGCAACGATTTTGTTAGGCGATCGAAAACCGCGTCTTTCGATCGCCGTCTCAGCAAAAAGTCCACGGACGGACTTTTTGCGATCGAAACAAACTGAAGCTGACCAAACTGACCGACTACGGCATGCTGCTGATGACCAGGCTGGCAGCCTCCGACCAGTCGATATGGACGGCGCCGGAGCTGGCTGCCGCCACCGCGCTTCCCGCGCCGACGGTACGCAAGCTGCTGCAATCACTGCTGCGCCGCCATCTCTTGATCTCACAGCGCGGTGCCCGCGGCGGCTACCGGCTGGCCCGACGGCCGCAGGAGATTTCGCTGCGTGAGGTGGTCGACGCGCTGGAGGGGGGTGTAACACTGACCGAGTGCAACAGCGACCGCGGCCAATGCGACCGACAATCCGACTGCACCATGCGCGCCGGCTGGCAGCGCATCAACGAGGCGATGCGGGAGCTGCTCGACTCCATCACCCTGGCCGAGCTCGCCCGACCCGACTTCGCCCCGCGCTTCGTGCGCGTGGCCACCATCCCGGTGGCACAGGAGGAAGCGACATCCCGCCTAGCGAGGAAGATGTAACATGAGCAAACCCGAGGTAGAACAGTTCGCCAACCGCGACTACAGCGCCGGCTTCGTCACCGACATCGAGCAGGAGACGCTGCCGCCGGGCATCGACGAACAGGTGATCCGGCGGATCTCGGCCATGAAGAGGGAGCCCGGCTGGCTGACCGAATGGCGCCTGCAGGCCTTCCGCCTGTGGCAGCGGATGTTCGAGCCGCGCTGGGCCCATGTGCGCTACCCGCCGATCGACTATCAGGCCATCTCCTACTATGCCGCGCCGAAGTCCGGAAAGGATGGGCCCAAGAGCCTGGACGAGGTGGACCCCAAGCTGCTGGAGACCTACGAAAAGCTGGGCATTCCGCTGCGCGAGCGCGAGATGCTGGCCGGCGTGGCGGTCGATGCGGTGTTCGACTCGGTCTCGGTGGCCACCACCTTCAAGGAGAAGCTCAAGGAGGCCGGGGTGATCTTCTGCCCCATCTCCGAGGCGGTACGCGACTATCCCGATCTGGTCCGGCAATACCTGGGCAGCGTGGTGCCGCCGGGCGACAACTTCTTCGCCGCGCTCAACTCGGCGGTCTTCACCGACGGCTCGTTCGTCTTCGTCCCCAAGGGGGTGCGCTGCCCGATGGAGCTCTCCACCTACTTCCGTATCAACGCCTCCAACACCGGCCAGTTCGAACGCACGCTGATCATCGCCGAGGAGCGCGCCTACGTCTCCTATCTCGAAGGGTGCACTGCTCCGATGCGCGACGAGAACCAGCTCCATGCAGCGGTGGTCGAGCTGGTGGCCTTGGAGGATGCCACCATCAAGTACGCCACGGTGCAGAACTGGTATCCGGGCGACGAGAACGGCGTCGGCGGCATCTACAACTTCGTCACCAAACGCGGCGACTGCCGGGGCGCGCGCGCCCGGATCTCCTGGACCCAGGTGGAAACGGGCAGTGCCATCACCTGGAAATATCCAAGCTGCGTGCTGCGCGGCGACGATTCGGTGGGCGAGTTCTACTCGGTGGCACTGACCAACCACCATCAGCAGGCCGACACCGGCACCAAGATGATCCACATCGGCAAGCGCACCCGCAGCACCATCCTCTCCAAAGGGATCGCCGCCGGTCGGGGCGATCAGTCCTACCGCGGGCTGGTCAGGATGGACAGGAGCGCGGAGGGAGCGCGCAACCATACCCGCTGCGACTCCCTGCTCCTCGGCGACCGCTGCGGCGCCCATACCTTCCCCTACATCGAGTGCGCCAACCCGACCGCCACCGTCGAACACGAGGCGACCACCTCCAGAATCAGCGACGAACAACTCTTCTACTGCCAACAGCGCGGCCTCTCCGAAGAGGCGGCGATGCAGACGATCGTCAACGGCTTCTGCAAGGATGTCTTCGATGTACTGCCGATGGAGTTCGCCGTCGAGGCCAACCGGCTGATGGAGGTCTCACTCGAGGGGGCGGTGGGATGACGATCCAAAGGAATGAAGCCATGCTGGAGATCAGGAACCTGCACGTGTCGGTCGAAGGACGGGAGATCCTCAAGGGGATCGACCTGACCATCCGCGCCGGCGAAGTCCATGCGATCATGGGCCCCAACGGCTCGGGCAAGTCGACACTATCCAACGTCATCGCCGGGCGCCCCGGCTATACCGTCACCGGCGGCTCGATCCGCTACGAAGGGCGCGACCTGCTGCCGCTCAAGCCGGAGGAGCGCTCCTGGGCCGGAATCTTCCTCGCCTTTCAGTACCCGGTGGAGATCCCCGGCGTCAACAACGCCTACCTGCTCAAGGCCGGGCTCAACGCCATGCGCAAGCAACGCGGCGAAGAGGAGCTGGATGCGATGGATTTCATGGCGCTGGTGCAGGAGAAGGCCAGGCTGGTCGAGCTCGACCCCTCCTTTCTGTCGCGCTCGGTCAACGAGGGGTTCTCCGGCGGCGAGAAGAAACGCAACGAGATCTTCCAGATGGCGGTGCTGGAGCCGAAGCTGGCCCTGCTCGACGAGACCGACTCCGGCCTCGACATCGACGCGCTGCGCATCGTCGCCGGCGGCATCAACAAACTGCGCAGCCCCAAACGGGCGATCGTCATGGTCACCCACTACCAGCGACTGCTCGACTACATCACCCCCGACTTCGTCCATGTGCTGGCCGACGGCCGCATCCAGGCCTCCGGTGACGCTGAATTGGCCCACAAGCTGGAGCGCGAGGGCTACGACTGGCTCAACCGATGACGGTATCGAGCGAAGCCGGCATCGCGACGTCGGCGTACCGCGCAAAACCGAAACTTGCACATGCAAGCGACGCTCTTGCAAGGCGATCGAAGACCGCACGCTTCGATCCCTGTCGAGCAAAAAGTCCACGGACGGGCTTTTTGCGATTCCATTACGCATGACGACTTTACCGCTGCATCCCCCCATCCCCCTGCCCGATGGCCGCGACGAGGCGTGGCGCTACACCAGCCTCACCCCGCTGGCCGACCGGCTGGGCGCGCGCTGGTGGCAGCCGCTCGAGGCGGCGCCCGCCGATCCCGCACCGCCGCCCGGGCTGGATGCGATCGATCTCATGCGTGATCCACTGCCGGAGGCGATCGCCCGCACCGACGAGGAGGCAGGCCCTGCCGACGACCATGCCCCCTTCGCCGCCCGGCTGGCCGCCTGCTTCGCCCCCACCGTGCAGACGATCCAGATTGCAGCGCAGTACCGGTCGGCGCTGCCGCTGCTGCTCATCCATCCCGACAGCGAGGGAGCCGGCTACCGGCGCCACGCCCTGCGCGTCGGCTGCGGCGCCGAGGTCACCCTGATCGAGCTCTTCGCCGGCGACCGGCCGCAGATGGGGCTGACCTGCAGCCATCTGAGCATCAACCTCGAACCCGGCGCGCGGCTGACCCACTACCGGCTGCAGCGCTTCGGCCCCGATCAGTTCCACCTCGGGGCGCTGACCCTCTCCCAACAGCGGGAGAGCGACTACCGGCTGCACGCCATCGAGCTGGGCGGGGCGCTCGCCCGGCTCGATCTCTCGATCGCGCTGCAACAACCGGGCGCGGCCTGCGCATTGCACGGCCTGTTCCTGCTCGACGGCCAGCAGCATGCCGACCATCAGGTCGCCATGCACCACGCCGCCCCCCACTGCCGCAGCCGCGCCGACTACCGCACGGTGCTGGCCGGGCGCGCCCACGCCGTGTTCAACGGTCGGGTGGTGGTCGATCGGGGCGCCTGCGGCACCGATTCGGCCCAGCGCAACGCCAATCTGCTCCTCTCCCGCCAGGCGGAGGTCGACACCAAGCCGGAGCTGGAGATCTACAACGACGATGTCCGCTGCGCCCACGGCGCCACAGTCGGCCAGCTCGATGCCGAACAGCTCTTCTACCTGCGCTCGCGCGGCCTCACCGAGGCGGAGGCGCGCCACGCGCTGGTGGTCGCCTTCGCCGATGCGCTGCTCGCCGGCATCGCCCTCGCCCCCCTGCGGCAGGCGATCGAATCGGCGGCGGCCGACAAGATCGCGCAGGAACCGTGCAAATGAGGGCATCGCAGGAAGATGGCATCGCGGCCATGGACGGCCGCGCAAAAGGTCCACGGACGGACTTTTTGCGATCTGATCACAGATGACGACTTCGCAAGAAGTCGGCATCCGCGGCCAGGAAGGCTGCACAAATCCGGAGGTGGCAAATGCAACCGACGGATTTGTAAGGGAATCGAAGACCGCGCTCTTCGATTCCCGTCAAGCAAAAAGTCCACGGACGGACTTTTTGCGATCTGATCACAGATGAACATCGAGCAGATCCGGGCGCAGTTCCCCGCGTTGCAGCAGCAGGCGCACGGCCACCCCCTGGCCTACCTCGACAACGCCGCCACCACCCAGAAGCCGCAGTGCGTCATCGACGCCGTGCGCCGCTACTATGAGCAGGACAACGCCAACATCCACCGCGGCGTCCACATGCTCTCCGAGCGGGCCACCGCCGCCTACGAGGGGGTGCGCGTCTCCATCGCCGATTTCTTCCACGCCGGCGATCCGTGCGAGGTGATCTTCACCCGCGGCGCCACCGAGGCGATCAACCTGGTCGCAGCCAGCTGGGGCGCGGCCAACCTCAGAGCGGGCGACGAGATCCTGCTTTCGGCCATGGAGCACCACTCCAACATCGTCCCCTGGCAGATGGTCGCCCGCCGCACCGGCGCGGTCATCCGGGTGTTGCCGATGGATGGACGCGGCGCGCTCTGCATGGAACAGCTCGATGCGCTGCTCACCGAGCGCACCCGACTGGTCGGCGTGGTGCAGATGTCCAACGCGCTCGGCACCGTCAATCCGGTGGCGGAGATCATCGAGCGGGCGCACGCCGTCGGCGCGGTGGTGCTGGTCGACGGCGCCCAGTCGGCCGCCCACATGCCGATCGACCTGCAGGCGCTGGGCGCCGACTTCTTCGTCACCAGCGCCCACAAGATGTACGGCCCCACCGGCATCGGCGTGCTGATCGGCCGGCGGGCGCTGCTCGAGGAGATGCCGCCGTGGCAGGGCGGCGGCGACATGATCCGCACGGTCCGCTTCCAGGAGAGCAGCTACGCCCCGCTGCCGCACAAGTTCGAGGCCGGCACCCCCAACATCGCCGGTGTCATCGGCTTCGGCGCGGCGATCGACTGGCTCTCCGCCATCGGCTTCCCGGCGATCGCCGAGGCGGAACGCACGCTGCTCGCCTACGCCACCGAACGGGCGATGGCGTTCGACGGGCTGCGCATCATCGGCACCGCGCCGCACAAGGCGTGCGTGCTCTCCTTCGTCCTCGACGGCGTCCATCCGCACGACCTCGGCACCATCCTGGACAGCGAAGGCGTGGCGATCCGCGCCGGCCACCACTGCGCCATGCCGGTGATGGAGCACTTCGGGCTGCCGGCCACCGCCCGCGCCTCGCTGGCCATCTACAACACGCGCGCGGAGATCGACGCGCTCTTTTGCGCACTAAAGAAGGCGCGGGCACTCTTCGGATGATTCTTGATCGAATCGCAAAAAGTCCATCCATGGACTTTTTGCTTGACGGCAATCGAAGAGCGCGGTCTTCGATTGCCTCACAAATCCTTCGCCTGCATACGCAGGCTTCGGATTTGCGCGGCCCTCCTGGCCGCGGATGCCGACTTCTCACGAAGCCGTCATCCTTGATCGAATCGCAAAAAGTCCGTCCATGGACTTTTTGCTTGACGGCAATCGAAGAGCGCGGTCTTCGATTGCCTCACAAAATCGTCGCTTGCTTGCGCAAGCTTCGGATTTGCGCGGCCCTCCTGGCCGCGGATGCCGACTTCTCACGAAGCCGTCATCCTTGATCGAATCGCAAAAAATCCGTCCGTGGCCGCGATGACGGTTTGTTGCAAAACCATCATCCACAACGCGTTTGCAAAAGCGCAATAGTGTAGTGAGGGGGCAAAATCACGCATATTGATATGGATTCTCCGGAGATGCGCGATCTGCACCTGCAGATCCGCCGCGCCTGCCACGACCTCAACGCGCCGCTGAGGGCGATCCGCGGTTTCGCCGGGATTCTCGAGCGGCGCGAGCGGGACAACCTGTCGGAACGCGGCCGGCTCTACCTCGAGCGGATGGTGGCGGCGACCGGCCACATGGAGCAGGTGGTAGGCGGCCTGCACCGCTACGCCCGCGTCGCCTCGCACCGCGTCTCCAGCCAACCGCTGGCGTTGGCGAGACAATGCGACCGCATCCTCGGCCACCACTTCGCCCAGGCACTGGCCGCAGGCCGGCTGCGCTGGCGGGCCGACCCCGATCTGCACTGGCACGGCGACCCGGAGCTGCTGGAGACCATCATCTGCGCCCTGGTCGACAACGGCCTGCGCTTCACCGACGGGGAGGAGCCCGATGTGGCGCTCTCCTGCCGGGCAACCGATGACGGCGCCCTCCGCATCCAGGTGCGCGACCGCGGCATCGGCATCGCGCCGGAGCATCAGGCGCGGCTGTTCCGGCTGTTCGAGCGGCTTCACCCGCGCGACCGCTATCCCGGCGCCGGCGTGGGTCTGACCATGGTATGGAAGGCGACCGAGCTGCTCGGCGGCACCATCGCCATCGACTCCCGCGAAGGCGCAGGCACCACCGTCGAAATCACCCTGCCGCAACAAAGCCAATGAGCCTCTTCAACCCCGGTATCGCGCTGATGCAGCGGCTGCGTTTCGCCGAGAAGTTCGCGCTCATCTGCCTGCTGTTTGCCCTGCCGATCGCCCTGACCAGCTACTACCTGTTCACCGACATGCGCCGGCAGCTCGACGACACGGTCGTGCAACAACGGGGGCTGGCCTTCCTCTCCGCCGTCGCGCCGCTGGCCGAGCAGATCGCCCGCCACCGCGGCATGGTCAACGGCCTGCGCTCAGGGGCTCCCGACTTCGCCGCCAAGCTCAAGGAGCAGGCTCCGGCCCTGCGGCAGGCGATCGCCACCGCCGAGCAGGCCGACGCCCGGTGGGGGGCTGCCCTCGGCGTCCATCGGGAGTGGCGGCACATCCTCGGCCAGTGGCAGAGGCTCGCGCGCGGCATCGACCGCATGGACGCCGCGCAAAGCTGGCGCCAGCACAGCGATCTGATCCACGACCTGCTGCTGATGGAGGGGGAGGTGCTGCACACCAGCAGGCTGTCGGCCGCCGACGATCCCGCCCTGCGCCAGCTGGTCGAAATCGACTTCCGTCTGCTGCCACGGCTGATCGAGTCGCTGGGGCAGCTGCGCGGGCAGGGCAGCGGCTTCCTCGCCGACCACCGCCTCGCCGCCGACGAGCGCGACCGCCTGCAGCTGTTGATCGACAATGTCGACCACGAGGCAATGCGGCTGGCGCGGCAGTGGACCATCGCCCTGGAGGCTGCCCCCCGCATGCCGCAGCCGCTGGTGCTGGGCCACGAGCAGCTGCAGCAGGTGATCGGAATCCTGCTCGATGATCTGCGCGGCCAGGTGCTGGCCCCGCCCCGCCCCGAGCGCACCGCCGACGATCTGTTCGACCAGGCCAGCGCCACCATCGCCGTCGGCAGCGGGCTGTTGCACAGCAGCTCCGACCATCTGCGCCGCGGCTTCGCCGCCCACGCCGCCGCCATCGACCAACGCATGAGGCTGCTGCGGCTGGCGCTGATCGCGGTGCCGACGCTGATCGCCTACCTGCTGATCTCCTTCTACCTCTCCACCCGCCGGATGAAGGAGCAGCTTCGCGCCATGGTGCTGCAACTGGAGCAGCACAAGATTCCGCGGCTGGCCGAGAGCGCGGGGCGGGACGAGCTGGCCGAGGTGGCACGGCTGTTCAACCGGCTGTCGCGCCAGATGATCCGCAAGCACGAGGAGGACCGGCTGCTGGGCGAGCTCTCCGCGGTGGCCCTGCGCTGCGACTCCATCCACCAACTGTGCGACCGGGTACTGGTGATGTTGCTCGGCTCCCACGCCATCCTCGGCGCCAGATCGCCGGCCCACATCCAGCTGCTGCGCAGGAGCGGCCGGCGCTACATCGCCGCGGCCAGCTACGACGCCCGCATCCTGACCATCCCCGATGCCACACCCGACATCTACCAGCTAAGCTTCGGCGACCATCCGCTCTACTGCCTGCCGCTCACCCATCAGGGAAGACGGCTGGGCGAGATGATCCTCACCTTCGACGCCCACGGCCCGGTGCCGATGAACCGGCTGCTGTTCGAGCGCATCGTCTCGGTGGTCGTGGCGGCCATCGTCCGGCTGCAGGCGATGCAGGAGCTGCAGGAGCGCGAGGCGGCGCTGATGCGCTCCAACGCCGAGCTCGAGCGCTTCGCCTATGTCGCCTCGCACGACCTGCAGGAGCCGCTGCGCAAGATCTGCTCCTTCGGCGACCGGCTGCAGGCCCGGGCCGGACTGACCGGTCGCAACCTCGATTTCCTCCAGCGCATGGTCGACGCCGCCGGCCGCATGCAGTTGCTGATCCAGGATCTGCTCGCCTTCTCGCGCATCCAGTCGACCCATCGCCCCTTCACCATCGTCGACCTCGATCGGGTGGTGGCCAACGCCATCGACAATCTGGAGATGGCCATCCGCGAATCGGGTGCCGAGATCGAGGTCGACCGACTGCCCAACATCGACGGCGACCCGGTGCAGCTCGAGCAGCTGTTCCAGAACCTGATCGGCAACGCCATCAAGTATCGAAAACAGGATGTCGCGCCCAAAGTCGAGATCCGGCTGGCCGGCGAGGAGACACGCGACGACGGCGAGCGGCTGCTGCAGATCGAGTGTCGCGACAACGGCATCGGCTTCGAGCAGAAATACGCCGAACAGATCTTCGAGGCCTTCAAGCGTTTACATGGCCGCACCGAGTATTCAGGCTCCGGCATCGGGCTGGCCGTCTGCCGCCGCATCGTGGAGCGCCACGGCGGCACCATCGGCGCGACCAGCGAACCGGGGGTGGGCACCTGCATCCGCTTCACGCTGCAGAAGCGCCACAAACCGGATCCCACCTGACCCCGGCACCGATCGAGCGTCCCGCAGGAGGAACCTTCCATGACCGAGAGAGAACGCATCACCATCCTGATGGCCGACGACGACCCCGACGACCGGCTGCTACTCGAGGACGCGCTGGAGGAGGTCCACCTCGACAACCAGTTCGCCTTCGTCGAGGACGGCGAGGAGCTGATGGACTACCTCCACCGGCGCGGCGCCTACCGCGACCTGGCCGGCACCCCCCTGCCGGGATTGATCCTGCTCGACCTCAACATGCCGCGCAAGGACGGCCGGCAGGCGCTGCAGGAGATCAAGGCCGACCCGAAGCTGCGCCGCATCCCGATCGTCATCCTCACCACCTCCAAGGCGGAAGAGGACATCCTGCGCAGCTACGATCTCGGGGCCAACTCCTTCATCGTCAAGCCGGTCACCTTCGACAAGCTGGTCGATATCGTGCGCCAGCTCAACAACTACTGGTTCGAGATCGTCCGTCTGCCCGAGGAAGCAGCCGAGTAGCATGAAACCGGGACGGATTCTGCTGCTGGAGGACAGTGCAGACGACGCCGAGCTGATCACGGAGCTCATAGCCGACCACCTCGGCGCAGCCACCCGCGTCGACCACGCCGCCGAGGTGGAGGAGGCCGACCGGCTGCTCGATGCCGCCGACGACTACGACCTGATCCTGGTCGACTACATGCTCGGCACCCCGCCCGACGGTGCCGAGTGGACCGCGCAGGCCGCCGCCCGCCGTTCGCTGCCGCCGGTGATCATGCTCACCGGCATGCCGGATGCGCCGGCCATCGAACGGATCGCCGGACGGATGCCGGAGATCTCCTGGTTCGTCACCAAGGACCGGCTGGCCGAGGAGCTGCCCCGGGCCATCGACTCGGCGATGGCCAACCGGCCCGACCGACCCTCCTGCGACGGCATCATCCTGCTCGCCGACGACGATGCCGACGACCGGCTGCTGATCGAAGACGCCCTGCGTGAAGTGGAGGGGGAGTTCCGCCTCGATCTCGTCGGTGACGGCGCGGAGCTGATGGCCTACCTCCACCGGCGCGGCGCCTTCCGCCACCTGGCCGGCACCCCCCTGCCGGGGCTGATCCTGCTCGATCTCAACATGCCGCGCATGGACGGCCGCATGGCTCTGCGCGCACTGCGCAGCGATCCGGAGCTGCGTCGCATCCCGGTCGTCATCCTCTCGGCATCCGACGCCGGATGCGACATCCAGGAGGGCTACGAGTTGGGGGCCAACTCCTTCGTCTGCAAACCGGCCTCCTTTGACGGGCTGGTCACCATGATGCGCACCCTGACCGACTACTGGTTCCGGCTGGTCGCCCTGCCCGTCCGCCTCCGCTGACCATAGTGGCCGCACCAAACGACCGGCGCGACGCCGTCGTCGACATTCTGCTGCTCGATGACGACCGGGACGATGCGCTGCTGCTGTCGGCGATGGCCGAAGAGCAGATGGGCGGACGCCTGCGGCTGCACTGCTGCACCACCTGCACGGAAGCCGACGCCCTGATCGAGCAGCGAGGGATCGACCTCTGCCTGGTCGACTACCACCTCAACGGAGGCGTCAACGGGCTGCAGTGGGCCGAGCAGTGCCACCGCACGCATGGAGTGATGGGGCCGGCGTTGATCTTGCTGACCGGCGTAGCGGAGATCGATGAGATCGACGCCCGCGCCGGAGACGAGGACAACGGCATCATCGACTTTCTGGTCAAGCAGGAGCTGACCCCGACACTGCTGGCCCGCACCATCCGCTTCGCCACCAAACAGCAGCGGCTGCTGCGTGAGATGCATCTGCGCGAGATGCGCGCCCGCCTCCTGTTCGACCACGCGCGCGAGGGGATCGTCATCCTCGACGACCACGGGCGGATCACCCAGGCCAACCGCGCCGCCGAGCGGCTGTTCGACTACGCTCCGGGCACCATGCCGGGCCTCTATCTGTCGCAGTTGATCCCCGACTTCTCGATGAACCTGCTGCGCACCATGGGGCGCGACGCCCGCCCGGTGGTCAGCGACAGCAGCATCCAGCGGGTCACCGCCTTCGACCGGACCGGCCGACGGCGCGATCTCGAGATGTCGCTCGGCATCGTCCACTCGGAACACGACCACTTCTATACCGCCGGCTTCCTCGACATCGGCCACCACCTCGCAGCGGTGGAGGCAATGCGCCAGCAGGCCCATACCGACGAGCTGACCGGGCTGATGAACCGACGCTGTTTCCGCCAGCAGGCCGACCAGGAGCTTGGGCGGGCGCGACGCAACGGCCAGCCGATCAGCCTGATGATGATCGACATCGACCACTTCAAACGGGTCAACGACCGCTACGGCCACGCCGTCGGGGACGCCGTGCTGCGCAAGGTGGCCGACCGGCTCCGTCAGGACCGGCGCGAGCTGGATCTGCTCTGCCGCTGGGGCGGCGAGGAGTTCCTCATGATGCTGCCCGACAGCGATCTGTCGGCCGCACGCGCGCTGGCCGAGCGGTTGCGCGGCAACATCGAGCGGCTCACCTTCGACCGGTTCCCGGAGCCTGTGACCATCAGCATCGGCATCGCGCCGGTCGACCCCGATCAACCGCTCAAGCAGGCCACCCAGCAGGCCGACCAGGCGCTCTACCGGGCCAAGGAGGCAGGGCGCAACTGCGTGCGCTGCGCCGCCCCCCGCGCCCGTCCCTGACGCGCGGCCCCACGGCCGGCGACGATGGATCGTGCGCGCTACCAACCCCTCCGCCCCGTCCAGCGACTGGCCGACGGCGGCAGCGCACTGGCCCGCGACACCCTGACCGGCCGGATGGTGCTGCTGGCCGAGAGCGACCTCTCCGACCTCTCCAGCGCACAGTGCGCCGATCGAATCAACGGCCTGGAGCGGCTGATCGGCGTGCGCCACCCGGCCATCCCCACCCTGCTCGACTACGACGTCGAAGGAACTCATGAGTGGCAGGTCTTCTCCATCGGGTCCGCCCCCCGAACGCTGGCCGAGGTGGTCGGGGGCGCTCCCCGTCCCGATGGCACGGTGGCGGCAATCGTGCGGGGGGTGCTCTGGGGGCTGCATGCACTCGACCGCTGCGGGCTCCACCACGGCCGGCTCCACCCCCAAACCATCCTGCTCACCGACGGCGGACGCCGCCTGCTGCTCACCCTGCCGCTGCTCCACCAGCCGACACGCAACCGCCGCATCCAGGCGGCGGTGCGCGAGCATGCCGTCGCCTATCTGGCGCCGGAGCTGCTCTCCGGCCACCCGGCGACCCTGGCCAGCGACATCTATGCCGTCGGCATCCTGATCCACTCCCTGATCCGCGGGGGGGACTGGCTCGATGCACACCGGCCGGTCAAGCCGCAGTTCATGCGCATCATCGACGGGCTGGAGCTCGCCCTGCCCGAGGCGCCCGAGCTGGAGGGGGTGATGCAGCACTGCCTCGCCCGCCGACCCGCCGACCGGCCCGACCCCGAGTCGCTGCTGCGCCGGTTGCCGGCGCGCACCACTCCGCGCCCGAAACGACACGGTGGAGCCGCGCCGCCGCGGCGGCCGCCACCACCGCCGGCCACGATCGCCGTCGCCATCGCCGCGGCACCGCCGGCGCCGCGGCGGCTGCCGTTCGATCCCCGCCGGCCGCCGCCGATCGACGATGCCGCCCTGCGGCGGTTGAAGCAGAGCATCGCCGAGATCCCTCCCCTACCGGAGATCTGGTCGCGCATCGAGCAGGTGATGGCCGATCCGGCCGCCGGCGCCAGCCATCTGGCCGCGGAGGTGGAGAAGGATCCGGTGCTCACCGCCCACCTCCTGGAGGTAGCCAACTCCGCCGCCTGGGCGCCGCGCGACCGGCGCCCACAGACCGATGTGGCGATGGCCATCG
The sequence above is drawn from the Zetaproteobacteria bacterium genome and encodes:
- a CDS encoding diguanylate cyclase, which produces MAAPNDRRDAVVDILLLDDDRDDALLLSAMAEEQMGGRLRLHCCTTCTEADALIEQRGIDLCLVDYHLNGGVNGLQWAEQCHRTHGVMGPALILLTGVAEIDEIDARAGDEDNGIIDFLVKQELTPTLLARTIRFATKQQRLLREMHLREMRARLLFDHAREGIVILDDHGRITQANRAAERLFDYAPGTMPGLYLSQLIPDFSMNLLRTMGRDARPVVSDSSIQRVTAFDRTGRRRDLEMSLGIVHSEHDHFYTAGFLDIGHHLAAVEAMRQQAHTDELTGLMNRRCFRQQADQELGRARRNGQPISLMMIDIDHFKRVNDRYGHAVGDAVLRKVADRLRQDRRELDLLCRWGGEEFLMMLPDSDLSAARALAERLRGNIERLTFDRFPEPVTISIGIAPVDPDQPLKQATQQADQALYRAKEAGRNCVRCAAPRARP
- a CDS encoding HDOD domain-containing protein; the encoded protein is MDRARYQPLRPVQRLADGGSALARDTLTGRMVLLAESDLSDLSSAQCADRINGLERLIGVRHPAIPTLLDYDVEGTHEWQVFSIGSAPRTLAEVVGGAPRPDGTVAAIVRGVLWGLHALDRCGLHHGRLHPQTILLTDGGRRLLLTLPLLHQPTRNRRIQAAVREHAVAYLAPELLSGHPATLASDIYAVGILIHSLIRGGDWLDAHRPVKPQFMRIIDGLELALPEAPELEGVMQHCLARRPADRPDPESLLRRLPARTTPRPKRHGGAAPPRRPPPPPATIAVAIAAAPPAPRRLPFDPRRPPPIDDAALRRLKQSIAEIPPLPEIWSRIEQVMADPAAGASHLAAEVEKDPVLTAHLLEVANSAAWAPRDRRPQTDVAMAIARLGMEVSYGLLLERVTPKLGGEARSDTAVRGVWLHAQAISLICRILSTELRGIDHRLAATLGLLHDIGKLIIIHQEPPEELERLRVRIACGMPELQAEYDQLGFTHIDAGMMLALHWRLPRAVQRLIALHHHPDGLHGSDYPGELQGCNMLIHLAHLLLQQLLPAGCWRGVWSASLRCRGDDLPPLLIRAGLHPEETEEIVQRITRELERLLLRFPDLIVDGC